The sequence GCCTTCGGGGAGGTGCTCTAGCAGGGCCTTCAGGGCAGGACGGGCCCCTTCAACCTCGAGTTGCTTCAGGGCGGCTTCACTCAGTTCGGGCCGCTCAAAGAAGGGCCGGGCCTGATCAATGCCGTCCTTGAGGGTGACCAGCGATGGGCCCAGGAGGCCGCAAAGGTCTTTCAGCCAGTTGGCGTCGCTGTGCTCCCAGCCCAGGGCATTCCACTGGGGTTGCAGTTCCGCCAGCAGTTGCTCGGGGCTGCGTTCGTGCAGCACCTGGCTGTTGAGCCAGTTCAGCTTGTCCCAGTCGAAGCGGGCTCCGGCCTTGTTGACCCGATCGAAACCAAAGACCTTGGCCGCGTCGGTGAGGTTGAAGCGCTCCTCCATGCCCTCCGGTGGGGACCAGCCCAACAGGGTCATGTAGTTGGCTAGGGCTTCAGCGGTGTAGCCCTGTTCGCGGAAGTCATTGACCGAGGTGACCCCGTCCCGTTTGGAGAGCTTTTTGCCCTCCTTGTTGAGGATCAAAGGGGTGTGGGCAAATTCGGGGACCGCCGCGCCAAGGGCCGCATAGAGCAGCAGCTGCTTGGCGGTGTTGGCGATGTGATCTTCCCCGCGGATGACGTGGCTGATCGCCATGGCGGCGTCATCGACCACCACCACGAGGTTGTAGAGGGGATCACCGATTTGATCGGCCGGAGCCCGGCGGGCAATGACCATGTCTCCGCCCAGGTCGCTGCCGGACCAGCGCATGGCACCACGGACCAGGTCGTTCCAGGTGATGACGGCATCGTCATCAATGCGGAAGCGAATCGTGGCTTCACGCCCCTCGGCGATGAAGGCCTGCTCTTGCTCGGGGCTGAGGTTGCGGTGCCGGTTGTCGTATCGGGGAGCGCGGTTTGCTGCCGCCTGCTGCTCCCGCATCGCCGTGAGTTCAGCTTCGGTGGCGTAGCAGCGGTAGGCCTTGCCGGAGTCCAGCAGTTGCTGAATGGCGGCCCGATGGGCATCGATTCGCTCGCTTTGAATCACGGGCTCAGCGTCCCAGTCGATTCCGAGCCACTGCAGGCCCTCAAGGATGTTGGCGGTGAACTCGGGCCTGCTGCGTTCCTTGTCGGTGTCTTCGATCCGCAGCAGGAAATCGCCACCGAGATGACGGGCGAAGAGCCAGTTGAAGACTGCCGTACGGGCGGTGCCGATGTGGAGAGTTCCAGTCGGGCTGGGGGCGAGACGCACACGGACCGCCGCTCCAGTTCCAGTCACTGGCGTTGACCTCAAGGTGGAAACGGGACTGACGGGATTCGAACCCGCAACTTCCGCCGTGACAGGGCGGTGCTCTAACCGGTTGAACTACAGTCCCTTGAGTGCTCTGAGAGCTCTCTACGTCTGGGATTTGCGTTCCCAGCCGTGCCGCGTCAGCGACCACAAAAGTATCCGTTGTCGCCCTGCCCTCCGTCAACACACTCAGCGATGAAGACGGCAAACCTTATGAACTGGCCCCGGGTTTGAGCCATAAAAAAGCCCGCCATTGGCGGGCTTTTCAACAGTGATGAGCGGTGCTCAAAGTTCAGGGGCGGAAACCGGCGGGTTCGATCAGGCGGACCTGATTGCCGCGGGCAGTGAACTCACGGCCTTGATCGCTTTGGACGACCACGCGACCGCCGGATTTGACGCGGATCACCCGGGCACGAACCCAGCCGAGGGCGGCAGATTCCAGAACCTTGACGACATCACCGGGCTGTAGATCCAACTCCATGTCCGGAAACGAGAGACTGCAGGTAGGGGACATCGAACGCGCCGTGGAGGACTTGAACCCCCGACATCAGGTTTTGGAGACCTGCGTTCTACCAACTGAACTAACGGCGCAGGGCCGATGTCCCCTCGAAGACCACTGAAGTTCAGAGGTCTTTAGTGGCCACAACAGAACGAAGTGGCCGTGGTGCTGAAGGCGATTGGCCTCAGCGATCGAAGCGCTGCTTAACGCGAGTGGCTTTGCCCACCCGGTCGCGCAGATAGAAGAGCTTCGCCCGGCGCACTTTACCGCGACGCTCCACCTTGATGGAAGCCACCTGGGGGCTGTGAATCATGAAGACGCGCTCAACGCCGATCCCTTGGAAGATGCGGCGAACGGTGATGGTCTCGTTGAGGCCGCCGTGGCGCTTGGCGATGATCACGCCCTCGAAGGGCTGAACGCGCTCTTTGTTGCCCTCGGTGATGCGAACGCCGATCCGGACGGTGTCACCGACATAGATGTCGGGGAGTTCCTTGGGGTTCTTAGCGATCTGCTCGGCCTCGAAGGCCTGCATCAGAGCGTGGGCACTGAGCTTGCCCACGGTTGCTTTTGCAGCAGCAGGCTTTTCGGCCACAGCCACGGCGGAGTCAGTTGCAGCCTCGTTGCCGGCGGCTTCCTGGGTCTCTTCGTTCTTGATCTCGTCAGTCATGTCCTTGGAATCCGCTGCCATCCCAGCTCCGTGAAACGCCTGGCCAAACAACCAGTGTACTGGCTCAGGGTGCCCCCGGATCTCGGGGGCGAAGGCGCCACAGCCGGCGGATCGCCAGGGTGGAGCCCGTCACGAGCATCCATAGCAGACCGAGGCCATTCAGCAGGACGTAAATCGGCTCAGCAGCTGGGCCCAGCCATTCCCCTTCGTGCAAGACCATCAGCCAGTGCACCTGGTCTCGACCGAAGCCCCCCCAGTCTTTGAGCAGCCGGTAGGCCATGCCGCTGCAGACCGTCAGCAGGAGTGGAAGCACCACCACGGGCGCCAGCGCGGCATGCAGCCGTCGCATCCAGGCCAGGGTCGCTTTCATTGGGGCACGGCCAGGGCTGTTGGTGGCAGCACAGATCAGGCCTCAGGTTCTAACTTGCGGAGAGCAGGCCTGCTCTGGCGCGATGAACCTCTTTGCTGATTTGCTGGCCGCCACGCAGAAGGATCAGGGTCAGGTGCCCCAGTCGGTGGCGACCCAGACCGGTCCTCGGATTCAGAAGAGCCGCCGGGGCGTTGAAGTGAAGAGCGCTCGCGAAATCGAGACGATGCGCCAGGCCAGCCGGATCGTGGCCACGGTCCTGCGCGAGATCATGGAGCTCGCCCAGCCGGGCATGACCACCGGCGATCTCGATGCCCACGCGGAAAAGCGGATTCGCGAGATGGGTGCGGTGCCCAGCTTCAAGGGCTACCACGGTTTTCCCGCCAGCATTTGTGCCTCCATTAACAACGAGGTCGTCCACGGCATCCCCAGCAACAAGCGGGTGATCAAGGCCGGAGACTTGGTCAAGGTCGACACCGGTGCCTACTTCGACGGCTACCACGGCGACAGCTGCATCAGCCTCTTGGTGGGCGAGGGGGCTTCAAAGGAGGCCCAGGACCTGGCGCGAGTCGCCCAGGAGTCCTTGATGAAGGGCCTGGCCACGGTGAAGGCCGGAAGCACCCTGATGGATCTGGCTGGTGCCGTTCAGGACCATGTCGAGGCCAACGGCTTTGCCGTGGTGGAGGACTACACCGGCCATGGCGTAGGCCGCAACCTGCACGAGGAGCCCTCAGTCTTCAACTACCGCACCCGGGAGCTTCCGAACATGAAGTTGCGGCCCGGGATGACCCTGGCGGTGGAGCCGATCCTCAATGCAGGAAGCAAGATCTGCCGCACCCTGAAGGATCGTTGGACCGTCGTGACCGTTGACGGCAGCCTTTCGGCCCAGTGGGAGCACACGATTGTGGTGACCAGCGACGGCTGCGAAATCCTGACGGACAGGGACTTCTAAGACCGGCTGCTGACCACGCGGAAATAGGCCCAGCGGCTCAAGGTGGCCAAGGGCATCAAGAGATAGGTCAGGGGGTTGGGGGTCACGATCACCAACCCCACCCCCCAGTGGGCCTGCCGCAGGATTTCCCGGGCGACAAAATCCGCTGACATCAATCCAATCGGATTGAGAGCTGATCGGAATGGTCCCAGGACCAGGCGGCGGATGCGGAAGGTTTCACTGGCCAGGTCCAGGCTGCGCAGACTAAGAAGTTGGCCCTGAAGTCGCTTGCTGATCTCATAGATCGGGCTAAGCGCGGCTTGGATCTCGGCTTCCGAGGTGTTGATCCAGATCTCGCGGGGAGTCTTGCCGTCGTCCTGCTGGGCAAACACCTCCAACAACCTCCAGCTGCTCAGGGCATTGACCTCCAATGAGCGCTCGATGGCGTCGGGGCTGCGCTCGCCATGGCAGTTCACGCCATGGTTGATCAGAAGAATGTCGACGCGTGCCAGAACGCCGCTCAAGGCCTGCTCCTGGCCGACGCTCCAGCGCACCTGCTCGAGGGGTACGGGGTCACCATTGCTGCGCTCCAGGCGCAGCGGTTGATCGCTGCTGGTCAGAGCAATCAGCTGAGCACCGGCTGCATCCAGCTGCAGCAGTAGGGCGCGCCCCAGGCTGCCGCTAGCTCCAGTGATGGCAACGGTGCGACCTTGAAAGCGCGTCAGTCCCATGCAGCGGTGGGCGATGGCCTCAGCTTGCGCCATCCTCGGTGCAGAGGACGTTGCTGGCATGTCGGCGGGGCTGGTGGCCTTGTTCGCTCCCTATTGCCAGGGGAGCGAGCGCCCGGAGGAGCTGGAGCAAGCGCTCGAGACCTTGGCCCGCGGCTCCTGCTCGGGGGTGCGTCAACTCAAGCCAGACGGACAGCGGCCCTTTCGCCTGAGCTGGACAGCGGGGGTGGCCCCACTGGAGCCAGCGCAGCTGCAGCTGGTGGTGGAGGCTGATCCGTCTCGCCCGTCGCCAGCGTTGCCGGGGGCGACATATTCCTGTTCTGTGGCCACCTCTGCGCTGGTGCTCTGGTTGATGGATCGCACGGGACCAGAGGGGGCGAGGGATCTGCCGGACAGTTTCTGGCAATGGTTGTTACTGGGTCTTGAACCCAGTCCAAGTCCCGGTACCCCTTAGATTCAATACAACAACTGGGGTCACATGGTCCAGGGCAATGCGGCGAATCACGCTTCCCCCGCCCTGCTGATCGGTTCCTGTGCGCCCTTTAGCGGCAAATCGGCGGTGGTGCTTGGCATGGCCCGCCAGCTGCTGCAGCGGGGGGTCAAGGTCCGGCTTGGTAAACCCCTGGCTGACAGCGCAGACGGGTCGGCCCCCTTGATTGACGACGATGTGCGCTTCGTTGGTCAGATTCTTGGTTTGAAGGGGGACCAGCTGGTTCCTTCGGTCCATCTCAAGGACGCAGAGGCGGCCCGCGCGCGCCTGTTGGATGGGGACCTTCAGCCCGGTGCGGGTTTTCAGCAGCTGCAGCAGCAACTGCAATCCTCTGCGGATGATCTGACCCTGATGGAGGCCTCGGGCAGCCTCAATGACGGTCGGCTCTATGGGCTGAGCCTGGCCCAGGTGGCGCAAGGTCTCAAGGCCCCTGTGCTCCTGGTTCATGCATGGGAGGACAGCAGCAGCGTCGAGCCGCTGTTGGCAGCCCGCGATCAGTTGGGAGATCTCCTGGCTGGAGTGGTTCTGAATGGCGTTCCCCCCGCTCAGGTCACAGCCCTGCGCTCCGATGTGGTCCCCGCGCTGGAGCGGTTGGGGTTGCCGGTGCTGGGGGTGATGCCCCGCTCGCCCCTCCTGCGCAGCGTCACCGTTGAGGAGCTGGCCCGCCGGCTCGATGCCCGCACCCTCTGCTGCCCGGAGCGGCACGATCTGCTGGTGGAGACCCTGTCCATTGGTGCCATGAACGTGAACTCCGCCATGGAGTTTTTCCGCCGCCGCCGCAACATGGCCGTGGTAACCGGCGCGGACCGCACCGATATTCAATTGGCGGCACTGGAGGCTTCAACCCAGTGTTTGATTCTCACGGGGGCTGGCGACCCACTTCCTCAGCTGATCTCCCGGGCGGAGGAACTTGAGGTTCCGTTGCTCAAGGTCGATCACGACACCTTGACCACCGTTGGTGTGATCGAAAATGCCTTCGGCCAAGTCAGGCTGCATGAATCGGTGAAGGCCACCTATGCCTTCCGGCTGGTGGAAGAGCATTGCGATTTTGAGCGACTTTTTAGTCGTCTACGACTGCCTGTTGCTGCATAAACACTGCTAATTTCGAAGCGTCAGCTGGTGTTTTTGCGTTGACCCGGTCTCTCGATTTGCCTGCCCTCGACCGGATCGACACCCTGGCTCAAGAGCTGGCGATGCTTCAGGACCGGAGCAAGCGTCGCATCGCGATCCTCGGAAGTCGCCATGTTCCGGTGGTCTCGGTTCACTTGGTGGAGTTGGTGGCCCGCTCCCTCGCCCAAGAAGGGCACAACTTGATTACGTCGGGCTCCCAGGGCGTGAATGCGGCTGTGATTCGCGGCGTCCTTGAAATTGACCCGTCCCGCCTGACGGTGCTCCTGCCGCAAAGCCTTGACCGTCAACCCAAGGAGTCACGCGATCAGCTCGATCGGGTGCTGCATCTCGTCGAGAAACCTGAGAACGACGAGTTGCCGTTGCCAATGGCCAGCAGCCTTTGCAATCAGGAGATCATTCGCCGCTGCGATCAGCTGATCTGTTTCGCCTTTCACGACAGTGAAACCCTTCTGACGAGCTGCCGTACGGCTGAGGACATGGGCAAGGTGGTCAGCCTGATGTACTTCGACTGACCCCTTCTTCCAGCAGGTGTCAGTTGGCTGCTGCGATGACGGCCTGCAGTCCCTCCCAATAGAGCAGGCCTGCGCAGGTCATGGCACCGGCCCAGCAGAGGGATCGAACGGGTGGCAGGTTGGCGACATAGGCGGCGATGTACCCCAGTCGCAGGGCGGGATAGATCCAGGCGGCGGCGATCGCCACCGGCGAGCCGACCCCAGCGATCAGGCAGATCAACGCTGCCGGTGCATAGAGGGTGAAGGCCTCGAAGCTATTGAGGTGTGCCCAGTTGGCCCGCTTGCCCCAGTCCGGCAGGCGCTCCGCCATGGCCCTGGGCGCGGCGAGGTCGCTCAGTTGGAAGTTGGCCTTGGAGCGGGCTGCGCCGAGGGGGACCAGGCTGGAGACCACAACACCGGCGCTGAGGAAGAGCGACCAGGCAAAGGCGGGATGCATCAGGGCCACAGGGCTTGGGTTGCCTCCTTTTCTAGGCTGGTAGAGGTTCACCCCGCGCGACCGCATGGCCTCCAGCTACTCCTTCGACGTCGTCTCCGATTTCGATTGGCAGGAATTGGTGAACACCCTGGACCAAGTGCGCCGCGACGTTTCGACCCGCTACGACCTCAAGGATTCCGGAACTGAAGTGGACCTGGAGGAAACCAGCTTCACCATCACCACCGCGAGCGATATGTCACTGCAGGCGGTTGAAGATGTGCTGCGTCAGAAGGCGACCAAACGCAATCTCTCCCTGAAGATTTTTGATTTCCAAACCCCGGAGCCCGTGGGCGGAAACAAGGTCAAGCAGGTGGTGAAATTGCGCAAAGGCCTGAGCCAGGATCTTGCGAAAAAGCTCAGTAAAACCATTCGCGACGAGCTCAAAAAAGTCACCGTCGCCATTCAGGGTGATGCTCTGCGCGTGACGGGCAAAAGCAAAGATGATCTGCAGGCGGTGATTCAGCTGCTCAAGGATCAGGACGTGGAAGTGCCCCTGCAGTTCCAGAACTACCGCTAGGAGGGATTCAGCCGCAGGGTGTGATTTCTGGCCAGCGTTGCCTTAACTCCTGCACGTGTTCCCTCAATCGTTCCGTTAACAGCTCGACCTGAGGTCTTTCGGCGAACTCCCGCTTGCACACCAAAACATCCCCGGACTCCAGCGGCAGCGTGAGCGGAAGTTTCACCAGGCTTCCACCCAGCAGGTCCAGGGTCATGGCTGTGGCGTAGGCGATCGTGAGTTCGGCTTCGTTGCGGCCCTCCCACCTGTTGATGTCGTAGCGCTGCATTCGCACGGGCGAGGACCAGAGTCCGACCGCTTTGAGTGCAGCCTCCACCTGGGGATAGGCCCCGCGGGGGAGCGCCAGGCTGGGGAAGCCCTCGAGATCGTTAAAGCTCAGCTGCTTGTGTTGCAGAAGCGGATGGTTGGGGGCCACCACGCAGTGCACCGGCATGGCACTGAGGGGCAGGGTGCAGAACTCGGGGTCGTCGTTCTCTGGGACGTCCGGCTTGGCACCAATCCAGGCGTCGACGATCCCCAGGCGCAGCAACTCCAGGTTGCGTGGGACGCCAACGATGTCGCACAGCCCGACCATCCACCCTGGCGGGCTGGGTTGGGTGATGAGCGGTTGCCACCAATAGGCGGCCTCGAGCCGCAGGGGGGCTAGTCCCTTCCAGCGCGCCAGTTGATGCACCCTGCGCTCGGCATTGAGCAAGGGGGCATCACTCAGTAGATCCCACTCCCCATCGCATTTTTTGCTGGAGACCTCAAAAATGGTCTGGGCCTGCTTGGCGCGGCGGGAGATGCTTGGTTGACTGAGGGACAGCTTCTCGGCAGCCGCGTCACCGGTCCTGAGCCAGAGCAGGCCATCGAGCGCCGCCAGGGTTTCCAGATCAACCAAGCGTGAGGCCGCATGGGGAGTCTTTCTAAACTCGCACCCCAGAGCGCTTTCAGCTAGCCGATGACCCGCTCAGGCTGGCGTTTTTGGATTGATCGAGGCGGCACCTTCACCGATGTGGTGGCCAGCTCTCCGGTTGGGGCGTTGGAGGTGTTCAAAGTCCTCTCGGAACAACCCGATCAACCCGGTGACCCGGCGGTCCGGGTGATTCGTCAATGCCTTGGCCTGAGCTCTCCGGACCAGGTCATTCCTCCGGGTCTGGTGGCCGAGGTGCGGTTGGGGACCACCGTGGCCACCAATGCCTTTTTGGAGCGCGCCGGCGCCCGCACCCTGTTGCTGATCAACAAGGGCTTCGCTGATTTGCTGGCGATTGGCGATCAGCACCGACCTGATCTCTTTGCCTTGGCCATTCGCCGGCCCCAGCCGCTTCAGGGGCGAGTGATTGAGGTCCAGGGCCGTTTGGCCGCCGACGGCCATGAGCTTCAGCCCCTGCTCTTGGACGAGACGCTCAAGGCTGCCGTTCAGAAGGCGAAGGCTGATGGCTACAGCAGTGTTGCCGTGGCTTTACTGCATAGCACCACCAATGGGAGCCATGAGCGGCAACTTGGCTCCTGGTTGGAGGCCTTCGGCTTTGTGCAGATTGCGCTCTCCCATCAGGTCAGTCCCCTTCCCCGTCTGGTGCCGCGGGGGCAAACCACGGTGCTTGAGGCATCAGTGGGACCGGTCCTGCAGGGCTACCTGAAACAGGTGCAGGAGGCCCTCGGGCCCGATGTGCCGCTGCGGGTGATGCAGTCCAGTGGCGTCTTGGCCGCACCCGGCGCACTGCGCGCTAAGGACACGATCCTTTCGGGGCCAGCCGGTGGCTTGGTGGGGGCCGTGCGCACGGCGGCCCTGGCGGGCTTTGGTCGCATTGTTGGTTTTGACATGGGCGGGACGTCCACCGACGTCTGTTATTGCGATGGCCCGTGGCCCCGCCTCGATCAGGTGGAGCTTGAGGGGTTGCCGATCCAGGCGCCGATGCTGGCGATTCACACCGTGGCCGCAGGCGGTGGTTCCCAGTTGCAGTTCGATGGGGTGCGCTTGCGGGTGGGCCCCGAGTCGGCTGGGGCTGATCCCGGGCCGGCTTGCTATCGCCGCGGCGGGCCCCTGACCGTGACCGACGCGAACCTGTTGCTGGGGCGCCTGCAGAGCGATCAGTTCCCAGCGGTGTTTGGTCCCAGGGGCGATCAACCCTTGGATGGTGCTGTCGTGCGCCAGCAGTTCGAGCGCCTCGGTGAGCGCTTGGGCTGTTCGGCGGAGGCGGCGGCCGAGGGCGCCCTGGAGCTCGCCCTGGAGCGGATGGCGGAGGCGATCCGCCGCATCTCGATCCAGCAGGGCCATGACGTACGCGAGGCGGTGCTCTGCTGCTTTGGCGGGGCTGGCGGTCAACACGCCTGTGCCTTGGCGGAGCGGTTAGGGATGCAGCAGGTGCTCCTGCACCCCTTCGCTGGAGTGCTGTCGGCCTACGGGATTGGCCTGGCCGATGAGGGCCAGGTGTTGGAGCAGTCTTTCGGGCGTCTGCTCGATGCCAGCAGCCTGGCGGAGCTCGAGGGAGTCACGGCCGAGCGGATCAGCGGCGTCCCAGCCGGTGCCCAGCTGCAGCGGATCCTGCAGTTGCGCTTGCCAGGCCGGGATCAGTGCTTACCGGTGCCCTGGCCAAGACCCTGCCCCGGTGCTGAGCATCTGCGGCAGCACTTCATCGCGCAGTTCCAACAGCGCTATGGCTACCTCCCCAACGGCGATCCACTGGAGGTCGTGGTGGATCGCCTCAGCCTCGAGTTCAGCTGGCCCGGAGCAGCTGTCAGGTCTCAGCCCAGCTCCACCGCTGCACAAGGTGCCGAGGCGGGAAGCCTTTCGGTCTATCTCGATGGCGCCTGGAGGACGGCCGCCCTCTGGCAGCGATCCCAGATCGCTCCTGGTCAGCTTCTGCAGGGTCCGGCTTTGATCTGTGAGACCACAGGCACCAACCTTTTGCCTGCTGGCTGGAGTGCCTGCTGCCTGCCTGGTGGGGAACTGCTGTTGAGCTGTGATCAAGATGCCCGCCCCAGCAGCAGCGCCGAGCAGGTGAGGGATCCGGATCCCGTCACCCTGGAGCTGTTTGGCCATCGCTTCATGGCGATTGCCGAGCAGATGGGGACGCGTCTGCAGCAGACCAGCGTCTCGGTGAACATCAAAGAGCGCCTCGATTTCTCCTGCGCCTTGTTCGACGGGTGCGGACGCCTGGTGGCCAATGCCCCGCACATCCCTGTCCATCTCGGGTCGATGGGCGAGAGCGTCTTGGCCTTAATGCGGGCCGTGGAGCACGGGGATCTAGAGCCCCTGCAGCCGGGTGATGCGGTGGTCTCCAATAACCCGTTCAACGGCGGCACCCATCTGCCCGATCTCACGGTGATCACGCCGCTGTTTGCCCCCTCCGGTGGGGATCAACCGGTGGCCTTCGTGGCCTCCCGCGGCCATCACGCGGATGTGGGAGGGATCACACCCGGATCGATGCCATCCAGTAGTCGTTCCATTGATGAGGAGGGTCTGCTCTTCGACAACGTTCCGCTGGTGCGGGGCGGGAGATTGCTGGAGCAGGCCTGGCGTGATCGCCTCGGCCAGGGCCCGTGGCCGGCTCGCAATCCCGATCAGCTCTTGGTGGACCTGCAGGCGCAACTGGCCGCCAACGACCTGGGTGTGCAACGCCTGTTGGCCTTGATGGGTTCAGCGGGAGGGGAGCGGGTCCTGACCTACATGGGCCATGTTCAGGACCAAGCGGCCGCGGCGGTGCGCCAGGTCCTGAGCCGACTCTCCGATGGGGAGGCGCGGGTTCAGCTCGATGCGGGCCCTGAGATCGTGGTGCGCTTGCTGGTGGATCGCCAGGAGCGCAGGGCCCGGATTGATTTCAGCGGGACCTCCCCTCAGATCGAGGGCAATCTCAATGCTCCATTGGCGATCACCAAGGCCGTGGTGCTCTACGTCTTCCGCTGTTTGGTGCGCGAGTCCATTCCGCTCAATGCCGGTTGCTTTGATCCCTTGGAGTTGGTGGTGCCCCCGGGCTGTCTGCTCAACCCCAGCCCGCCAGCGGCCGTGGTGGCAGGGAATGTTGAGACCTCTCAAGCGGTCGCCAATGCCCTTTTCGCAGCGGTGGGTGTCCTGGCGGCTTCCCAGGGAACGATGAATAACCTGAGCTTTGGCAATGCCAACTGCCAGTACTACGAGACGGTTTGCGGCGGAACTGGAGCTGGTAACGGGTTTGCGGGAGCCGATGCGGTGCAGAGCCACATGACCAATTCCCGCTTGACGGATCCGGAAATCCTCGAGCAGCGCTTGCCGGTGCGGCTGGAGCAATTTGCGATTCGTGCTGGTAGTGCCGGAGTGGGCCGCTGGCCTGGCGGCAACGGCGTTCTGCGGACCTTGACAGCCTTGGAGCCCCTCACCGCTTCGCTGTTGTGCGGCAGTCGTCTGGTCCCTCCCTTTGGTTTGGCCGGGGGGGGAGATGGGGCTTGCGGTCAAAACAGCCTGCGGCGGGCGGGTGCCCAGCAGATGGAACCCCTGCCCGGCTCCACGCTGGTGGAGTTGCAGCCTGGTGATCAATTGCAGATGGCGACCCCCGGTGGTGGGGCCTACGGAGCGATCGACTCATGAGAAAGCGATCTCGCGTCGCGGTTGGGCTGGCCTCGGTCGCCTTGGCCCTTTCCAACCCAGCCCAGGCGAACCTGCTGCAGGAGCGCAGTCAACGCTTCCATCCGGTGGAGTCCTCCGCCGGGATCGTGGCAGCCCAGGAGGCCCAGGCTGCGGCGGTCGGGGCCCAGATCCTGCGGGAGGGCGGCAACGCCGTGGATGCGGCCGTGGCCGCCTCCTTTGCCCTGGCGGTGACCTTGCCCCAGGCGGGAAACCTGGGGGGAGGAGGGTTTCTGCTGCTCTGGTTGCCCAAGCGGGGGACTATTGAGACCTGTGCGGCAGCGGCCAGAGGACCCCAGCTTCCCGAAGCCATGAACCTGGGTCGCGGCGAGGCCGTGGCTCTGAACTTCCGGGAGAAGGCCCCGCTGGCGGCCAGGCCGGACCTGTTCTTGAACGCCGATGGAACGGTCAATCGCCGCCTGGCCCTGCGCAGCCTCCTCAGTACGGGGGTGCCAGGCACCGTGGCCGGTTTGTCACAGGTGCAGCGGCGCTACGGCTGTCTCTCCCTGGCAGAGGTGATGCAGCCGGCGATTCGCCTGGCTGACCAGGGCTTTGTGGTGGGGCCTGAGTTAGGTGCCTCCCTGCGGGTGGCGGCGCCGTTTCTGAAGAACGACCCCAGCAGTGCCGCACAGTTCTTCAAGGCCGATGGCACGCCCTACCGCCCGGGCGAGCGACTGAAGCAACCTTTGCTGGCAGCGAGTTTGCGCTGCATTGCCGAGCAGGGCGCCAGCTGCTTCTACCGCGGTCGCTTGGCCCAGGCCATGGTCGCGTTGATGCAGGCCCAGGGCGGTCTGATCAGCCTTGAGGATCTCGAGCGCTACCAAGCCCCCTGGATGCGTCCCCTGCAGGGAGAGCTGCGGGGGCATCCCGTGTTGACCATGCCCCCACCGAGTGGGGGAGGTGCCACCTTGCTGCAGCTGCTCAAGGTCCTGGAGCCGCTGCAGCTGCAGAGCACTGGACTCAATAGTGCTGCGACGATCCATCGGATGGTGGAGGCCATGAACCTGGCCTACCGGGATCGCAATCGACTACTGGGTGATCCTGATCAGGTGGCGATGCCCCTGGATCGTCTCCTCAGCGATCGCTATGCGGCGGCTCAACGTCGACGGATTCGCTTGGACCGTCACCGCCCTGCTACCGAACTGGAAGCGGAAGCGCTGCCGGTCTATGGCGGCACCAACACGACCCATCTCTCGGTGGTGGACCGTGATGGGGGGCTGGTGACCACGA is a genomic window of Synechococcus sp. A10-1-5-1 containing:
- the gltX gene encoding glutamate--tRNA ligase, producing the protein MTGTGAAVRVRLAPSPTGTLHIGTARTAVFNWLFARHLGGDFLLRIEDTDKERSRPEFTANILEGLQWLGIDWDAEPVIQSERIDAHRAAIQQLLDSGKAYRCYATEAELTAMREQQAAANRAPRYDNRHRNLSPEQEQAFIAEGREATIRFRIDDDAVITWNDLVRGAMRWSGSDLGGDMVIARRAPADQIGDPLYNLVVVVDDAAMAISHVIRGEDHIANTAKQLLLYAALGAAVPEFAHTPLILNKEGKKLSKRDGVTSVNDFREQGYTAEALANYMTLLGWSPPEGMEERFNLTDAAKVFGFDRVNKAGARFDWDKLNWLNSQVLHERSPEQLLAELQPQWNALGWEHSDANWLKDLCGLLGPSLVTLKDGIDQARPFFERPELSEAALKQLEVEGARPALKALLEHLPEGPLSTDAAQALLGQAVADAGVKKGVLMKTLRAALLGSLQGPDLLTTWLLLQPSGEARARIERSL
- a CDS encoding hyperconserved protein Hcp, which produces MELDLQPGDVVKVLESAALGWVRARVIRVKSGGRVVVQSDQGREFTARGNQVRLIEPAGFRP
- the rplS gene encoding 50S ribosomal protein L19, which encodes MAADSKDMTDEIKNEETQEAAGNEAATDSAVAVAEKPAAAKATVGKLSAHALMQAFEAEQIAKNPKELPDIYVGDTVRIGVRITEGNKERVQPFEGVIIAKRHGGLNETITVRRIFQGIGVERVFMIHSPQVASIKVERRGKVRRAKLFYLRDRVGKATRVKQRFDR
- a CDS encoding peptidase, translated to MKATLAWMRRLHAALAPVVVLPLLLTVCSGMAYRLLKDWGGFGRDQVHWLMVLHEGEWLGPAAEPIYVLLNGLGLLWMLVTGSTLAIRRLWRLRPRDPGAP
- the map gene encoding type I methionyl aminopeptidase; amino-acid sequence: MNLFADLLAATQKDQGQVPQSVATQTGPRIQKSRRGVEVKSAREIETMRQASRIVATVLREIMELAQPGMTTGDLDAHAEKRIREMGAVPSFKGYHGFPASICASINNEVVHGIPSNKRVIKAGDLVKVDTGAYFDGYHGDSCISLLVGEGASKEAQDLARVAQESLMKGLATVKAGSTLMDLAGAVQDHVEANGFAVVEDYTGHGVGRNLHEEPSVFNYRTRELPNMKLRPGMTLAVEPILNAGSKICRTLKDRWTVVTVDGSLSAQWEHTIVVTSDGCEILTDRDF
- a CDS encoding SDR family NAD(P)-dependent oxidoreductase, with translation MAQAEAIAHRCMGLTRFQGRTVAITGASGSLGRALLLQLDAAGAQLIALTSSDQPLRLERSNGDPVPLEQVRWSVGQEQALSGVLARVDILLINHGVNCHGERSPDAIERSLEVNALSSWRLLEVFAQQDDGKTPREIWINTSEAEIQAALSPIYEISKRLQGQLLSLRSLDLASETFRIRRLVLGPFRSALNPIGLMSADFVAREILRQAHWGVGLVIVTPNPLTYLLMPLATLSRWAYFRVVSSRS
- the ebsA gene encoding type IV pilus biogenesis protein EbsA; amino-acid sequence: MASACAILGAEDVAGMSAGLVALFAPYCQGSERPEELEQALETLARGSCSGVRQLKPDGQRPFRLSWTAGVAPLEPAQLQLVVEADPSRPSPALPGATYSCSVATSALVLWLMDRTGPEGARDLPDSFWQWLLLGLEPSPSPGTP
- a CDS encoding phosphotransacetylase family protein encodes the protein MVQGNAANHASPALLIGSCAPFSGKSAVVLGMARQLLQRGVKVRLGKPLADSADGSAPLIDDDVRFVGQILGLKGDQLVPSVHLKDAEAARARLLDGDLQPGAGFQQLQQQLQSSADDLTLMEASGSLNDGRLYGLSLAQVAQGLKAPVLLVHAWEDSSSVEPLLAARDQLGDLLAGVVLNGVPPAQVTALRSDVVPALERLGLPVLGVMPRSPLLRSVTVEELARRLDARTLCCPERHDLLVETLSIGAMNVNSAMEFFRRRRNMAVVTGADRTDIQLAALEASTQCLILTGAGDPLPQLISRAEELEVPLLKVDHDTLTTVGVIENAFGQVRLHESVKATYAFRLVEEHCDFERLFSRLRLPVAA
- a CDS encoding DNA-protecting protein DprA; the encoded protein is MTRSLDLPALDRIDTLAQELAMLQDRSKRRIAILGSRHVPVVSVHLVELVARSLAQEGHNLITSGSQGVNAAVIRGVLEIDPSRLTVLLPQSLDRQPKESRDQLDRVLHLVEKPENDELPLPMASSLCNQEIIRRCDQLICFAFHDSETLLTSCRTAEDMGKVVSLMYFD
- a CDS encoding MAPEG family protein; this encodes MHPAFAWSLFLSAGVVVSSLVPLGAARSKANFQLSDLAAPRAMAERLPDWGKRANWAHLNSFEAFTLYAPAALICLIAGVGSPVAIAAAWIYPALRLGYIAAYVANLPPVRSLCWAGAMTCAGLLYWEGLQAVIAAAN